Genomic window (Tripterygium wilfordii isolate XIE 37 chromosome 11, ASM1340144v1, whole genome shotgun sequence):
AGAATATAATGCTGCCATAAAAAATGAGATGAACTATTAGAATGTCTCAGGCTTTAAGCCACCTCAGAAAGATTCATTCTCAGAATCTGTCTTACACTAGAAAAATCAGGTTTCAGAACCTCAATCCAATACATTACCatgtaaaagaaaaacaaaatcacagTACATctccataaaaataaaataaaaaaaaggaagaaaaggaagaaacagATGGCCTCGGCTTGTTACGGTGTGCTTAACCTCAAATCTGCCATCAAATTTGAATCCCACCTTAACGCCACTCCCATAAGACTGGTACTCAGGCCTTTATCCGGACAACAAACGAACCTGTTTGTGCACGCACAAGAACAATCCCATCAAAGGTGTCAAATGTGTTCGTCAAAATGAAGAAATCAAAGTAACAAACAGAACATAAAAGGCTGCATCTTTATTGAACAGATAAAGAAATGACTTCATGACAATTTCAAGCAAGAATGCAAGTTATCGGCAATTGTTTACACATGTTGAGTCAATAGAAGTTTCTACGGCGGCAAGCTCCTAAGCAAGTACCAAAAAAAGTAAATCAGAAGataatcatttttttctttgagcaTCCAAACGAAATAGTATCTTTACAGAATACAGGGACCTTGAGTGAAGATATAAAGCGAACTGTTTCCAGATGCCAACTGTTATCTGATGTAAAGAGTCTTGACACATCTGATCCTAGCCTGAATATCCAGTGAAAATTGATTAAAGAATGACAATATGTTATCACAATTTCCGATAAGTCCTGAGCCTCAATCTCTCCCTGCAACTACTAATCAGAAGGCATGTACAGTTTTTCAGTTATACAAGACATTTCCCTTCAACAGATTATATTTCCCGTCCTTCTATGTGTCCAGGTGTTAAATTTCTTTAATCCAAGGGTGGATGGAGTCCTCCTGTAGATCTAACGTCAAATACTAATAAAAACCGTCGTCCACCGATTGGCGATACAGCATATTTCTAATACTATGAAACATATAGTACAATGGAACAAGGGTGCTATTGGGGAAAAAAGGGATCAGGGGTTGCTACTGGGGAACAAGAAGGGATCAAGGGTTGCCATGATAGCCCTAAAAAATGCAAGAAAGGGCCTGCTAAAATTATGAAACAAATAGCACAAGGCTGTCTTAACTCATGCAGATTCAAGCCCACAAAATTGTCTTGGATTTGAATGATATGAACAAGAAACCATGAGACAGAAGGTAAGAGTCTACATTGACATACATTAGAGTTGTATATGCAGATAAGAGTGAGAAATATCTCTACAGCAACATACAATGAGAAGCCACGAACAATGTACAAGTAAATAAAACAGCAATATATTCCAAACGAGAAAATGTTGACAATTTCATGTTCGAATCAGCGATAAGAATTATGAACCACTAGAAATGCCACATAGAAAAAGAGAGCATCACTTGAGagctaaaaattaaaaaataaaagctgACTGATTCAAAGATCAACTGACAGACTTTGAATGTTTGCGCTACACAAAGTTCATGACCAGTAAAAGCTGTTAACCATTACAGATGAttgaaaaataacaataaactAGCTTGAATTGCTTCACAGTATGAGTGCTGGCAGGTAGGGAGGTCATGTTGGGAGTTTAGAAGATGGCAAGAACCATTTATTAATTCTTGGAGTAAAATGACTGAATTAAACTCATGGCTAACCATTACAGTGAAGTTGTGTTAGGATATATGTTAAAAAACTTCGAGCTCCTTAATCAGCAAAGCATACTAATATGCCAGGATACAAAATGACCAGCACATGGTGGAAGTCAGTACCTAAAACATTCCCAGATCAAATAACTATACCAGTGAAGTTGATCACAGAATTTGAATGGAGATCAGCCACAACTGAGGGTGCCAAAAGGCACATCTGCTATAGTGCAGGGCATGTGATGCCAACAACAAAGAAGTTATATGTTGAACGAAGCTTAGTTCACATTGGAAGTCACGTATGAGAGGGAACAGGGAACATAGAAcacaataaaatttaatttgcaTGAAGAAAAGTATCAAAAAGCTAGTTAAAATCTGAGCTCCTGATATCTCGCAACTCACATGCAGGAAGGTTGGATACTTCAGCAGAAACTGCACAAGGAATTCCCAAGTTTGAAAGAGCTCCCCTGATGATTCCACATGGGAAATAGAGATGCATGCTTGTTGCTTGTGCCGCCTTGCTTTCACCAGCATCAGAAGGATCTTGAGATGCCCCGCCATTCTCAAGTGAAGGATCTACCGACATGTGAGCAAGCCAACGAAACCGATTATCTTGCAAGACAAATGTTCCCTACAAGACAAACACAAACTTCTTGCTCAAGGCGAACAGTAATACAAGTTTAAATCCATTTTCATTTCTTAAAACTTACCCTGTGATTTGTCTTTAAGTTATCTATTTGTTTCTTGAAAACCTCGGACCAAAAATCCTTGCAGATGAATTTGATTGCCTCTAAATGATCAGTAAACCTTGGCCTTTCCATTGTATACCTGCCAACAAATTAAGCCATGTCATTGCAGGTAGCATCTTATCCTCAATGGAGTATCCAAAGCAGTAAAGGTCACATTTTATTAGATCAGTCCTCAGGGATCAAATACATATCAAACGATGCATTTTTCATATCAACTCGAGTCCAtaacattagaaaaaaaaacttctcattacAAATATTGGTGACAAGTGACGAAACTTAAGGTGCTGAAGTcccatttcatcaaacactcaCCCATAACTGGAGAGAATAATTACTAGTATGCTGCTGATGCCTAAAGATTGTAAGTTTGCAGAGGACCCCAAACCAATTCAAAGCAAGTAAATAATGTAACTGTAGTAGTATCTAATTTTGAGTGCAGTGCCTTCCTATCTTGAATTTCTCCATCAGATAAATAGCTTACAAACTACAGAAAAATAGAGTCCAATCATGAGCGTTTTCCCAATATCCACAGTTAATTCAGAGTAATCAAAGGCAATTCAACTGGCCAGATTCGAGCAAAGCAATTCAACTTGAAAAGTTaaaccttaatttttttttttccctttaaacgCCTTTCACATTCTCAGTGTCCAAACAGCAcaaagattaaaaataaaattcaaccaAAATATAACAAACAATGAAAGCACTACTCCACCCCAGAAAATTAAGAGAATGAAAATTGACAGGGGGTTTCTGATTAGCAGAGTGAAGTTGTACCGTTCGGAGAGCTGGTGGCCAACCTGGTAACCAATTGCCTCGATCCGGCGGGCGGCGAGCTCAGACTTATTGGCGTAGAACCGATCGCAATAGGAAGCAACCATTTCTGTTAGTAGACTATCCACGCAGCTCTCCGAAACCTCCTtccccattctctctctctctctattctctCTCGGTGTGATGGTGTTCCTCTGTCGGGGGCTCGATCTCTCCCTGCTCTGTAACAGTTCCGATGCAGTAATTCTATGTGAGTTAATGGGTTTGAAGCTATATATTGAACTTGGTCCATTGTTTTCGGTTGGGCTTGAAGATTCAATCTCTAATGGAAAGGTTTAGTCACACTCGAATTTTACTAAATGCACCCCTGTTGATAGTAACCCATTATAACTCTaaacttttataaatacacccaAATTACATAACTCTGAGACATTTTACAAACATAACCTGTAATCAGATTTGTTATTGCCAATCATATTGTCGTCTATTGGGGGTTCATTCTCGAGTTGAAACTTGTCGCAAACGTAAAATTCCAGCTCATAGTTATCTTAGAGTTTGTATTCGAGaccaaaatcatccaaaaatgCCTTGTTTGGGATCAAATTCGGGTTGTCAATTTCCAACAGAGTTTTGTGTGGAAATGGGCGGAATGAAAGCGCCTTATCACGAGGAGTACAAAGGTGGTGTCAGTTTCCTCTAACAGTTACCAAATCGGACGACTTTTCTCGCGATGGCCATAGACTTTGGAATGTGATTTTCGGTGATTACGGTGGACAAAACTCATCGAGGTTGATCGGGTTTAGTTCGCGGTGGCTTAGGCTTCAATTTGGTGGTAGTGGTTACCATATTGGTGCTCGGACGGTGAGAACATCATGGTTGGCCATGGGTGctcatgaggaagaagaaagagatggtgagGGGGTGAGGTATAAAAATCATAGGTCTTAAAAAGATAAagtcaaaataaaatcaacaaaatcgaGATACATTTAGTAACAACAGGGTTTTAACTAACTAAACCCCCTTATCTCTAATTTCAGTCATTCTCGAAAATTGGGTATGGGCTAGGATTACTCATGATGGGCTTGCTCCGTCTAAGCCATTAAGCCCATCTCAACTTCTCCATTTGGGTCGGTAGGATTGGGTTACTCTCGAGTCAAAGAAACCACCTACAATACCATCCTATTTGGCATAAGATATCCTcatcattatcttatcaaatcttttatcccaaaattttgaTATCGATTACACCAATTTATGATAAAATCATTTTTAAACATATATGTTGTGAAAAGTGCTGGCTTATATTACCTATTTAATTTGACCAATATATGTGTTGAGTCTTTTAGAATAAATTTAGAGAAAAGTGTTAAAATGAATTTCAA
Coding sequences:
- the LOC120008875 gene encoding trafficking protein particle complex subunit 6B-like, producing the protein MGKEVSESCVDSLLTEMVASYCDRFYANKSELAARRIEAIGYQVGHQLSERYTMERPRFTDHLEAIKFICKDFWSEVFKKQIDNLKTNHRGTFVLQDNRFRWLAHMSVDPSLENGGASQDPSDAGESKAAQATSMHLYFPCGIIRGALSNLGIPCAVSAEVSNLPACSFVVRIKA